A region from the Sulfurivermis fontis genome encodes:
- a CDS encoding MarR family winged helix-turn-helix transcriptional regulator, whose amino-acid sequence MKNATPHSRAGGLFTELVLETFRFNGRLIAAGDAMSAPLGLTSARWQVLGAIALDDKALTVADIARRMGLKRQSVQRLADALVEEGLLLREDNPAHRRAPLHRLSKAGERAYRTLDEQQAAWAAECAQGIPAQRLADALAVIRALRERLEVTSER is encoded by the coding sequence ATGAAGAACGCCACTCCCCATAGCCGCGCCGGCGGCCTGTTCACCGAGCTGGTGCTGGAGACCTTCCGCTTCAACGGCCGCCTCATCGCCGCCGGCGACGCGATGAGCGCACCGCTGGGCCTCACCAGCGCGCGCTGGCAGGTGCTCGGCGCCATCGCCCTCGACGACAAGGCCCTTACGGTAGCCGACATCGCACGCCGCATGGGTCTGAAGCGGCAGAGCGTGCAACGTCTCGCCGATGCCCTGGTGGAGGAAGGACTGTTGCTGCGCGAGGACAACCCGGCCCACCGCCGCGCGCCGCTGCACCGCCTGAGCAAGGCGGGCGAACGCGCCTACCGCACGCTGGACGAGCAGCAGGCCGCCTGGGCGGCGGAATGCGCCCAGGGGATTCCAGCGCAGCGTCTGGCCGATGCCCTCGCCGTGATCCGTGCCCTGCGCGAACGGCTGGAGGTGACTTCGGAACGGTGA
- the ubiD gene encoding 4-hydroxy-3-polyprenylbenzoate decarboxylase encodes MKYKDLRDFITLLERRGELKRITVEVDPYLEMTEICDRTLRAGGPALLFEHPKGHSVPVLGNLFGTPERVALGMGEESVGALREVGQLLAFLKEPEPPKGLRDALDKLPKFKQVLNMAPKVVRDAPCQEIVLEGDDVDLGRLPIQTCWPGDAAPLITWGLVVTRGPHKERQNLGIYRQQVLGRNKVIMRWLSHRGGALDFREFQQKFPGQPFPVAVALGADPATILGAVTPVPDTLSEYAFAGLLRGGKTEVVKCIGSDLQVPASAEYVLEGVIHPGEMAEEGPYGDHTGYYNEVDRFPVFTIERITRRKNPIYHSTYTGRPPDEPAVLGVALNEVFVPILQKQFPEIIDFYLPPEGCSYRMAVVSIKKQYPGHAKRVMLGIWSFLRQFMYTKFVIVTDDDVNVRSWPDVIWAMTTRMDPARDTTLIENTPIDYLDFASPISGLGSKIGFDATNKWPGETSREWGTPIRMSDEVKQRVDALWDQLGI; translated from the coding sequence ATGAAATACAAGGACCTGCGCGACTTCATCACCCTGCTGGAACGACGCGGCGAACTGAAACGCATCACTGTCGAGGTCGATCCCTATCTGGAGATGACCGAAATCTGCGACCGCACCCTGCGCGCGGGCGGCCCGGCCCTGCTGTTCGAGCATCCCAAGGGGCACTCCGTGCCGGTGCTCGGCAATCTGTTCGGCACGCCGGAGCGCGTCGCCCTCGGCATGGGCGAGGAGTCGGTCGGCGCGCTGCGCGAGGTGGGCCAGCTGCTCGCCTTCCTCAAGGAGCCGGAACCACCCAAGGGCCTGCGCGATGCCCTCGACAAGCTGCCCAAGTTCAAGCAGGTGCTCAACATGGCGCCCAAGGTGGTAAGGGATGCGCCGTGCCAGGAGATCGTGCTGGAAGGCGACGACGTGGACCTGGGCCGGCTGCCGATCCAGACCTGCTGGCCGGGCGACGCCGCCCCGCTCATCACCTGGGGACTGGTGGTGACGCGCGGCCCGCACAAGGAGCGGCAGAATCTCGGCATCTACCGCCAGCAGGTGCTGGGCCGCAACAAGGTGATCATGCGCTGGCTGTCGCACCGCGGCGGCGCGTTGGACTTCCGCGAGTTCCAGCAGAAATTTCCCGGCCAGCCGTTTCCCGTCGCCGTGGCCCTGGGCGCCGACCCCGCCACCATCCTCGGCGCGGTGACGCCGGTACCGGATACGCTGAGCGAATACGCCTTCGCCGGCCTGCTGCGTGGGGGCAAGACCGAGGTGGTGAAGTGCATCGGCAGCGACCTGCAGGTGCCCGCCTCCGCCGAGTACGTGCTGGAAGGCGTGATCCATCCCGGCGAGATGGCGGAGGAAGGCCCCTACGGCGACCACACCGGATACTACAACGAGGTGGACCGTTTCCCGGTGTTCACCATCGAGCGCATCACCCGGCGCAAGAATCCCATCTATCACTCCACCTACACCGGCCGCCCGCCCGACGAACCGGCCGTGCTCGGCGTAGCCTTGAATGAAGTCTTCGTGCCGATCCTGCAAAAGCAGTTTCCGGAGATCATCGACTTCTACCTGCCGCCGGAAGGCTGTTCGTATCGCATGGCGGTGGTGAGCATCAAGAAACAATATCCCGGCCATGCCAAGCGCGTGATGCTCGGCATCTGGTCCTTCCTGCGCCAGTTCATGTACACCAAGTTCGTCATCGTCACCGATGACGACGTCAACGTGCGCTCGTGGCCGGACGTGATCTGGGCCATGACCACGCGCATGGACCCGGCACGCGACACCACGCTGATCGAGAACACCCCCATCGACTACCTCGACTTCGCCTCACCCATCTCCGGCCTCGGCTCCAAGATCGGCTTCGACGCCACCAACAAGTGGCCGGGCGAGACCAGCCGCGAGTGGGGCACGCCGATCCGCATGAGCGACGAGGTCAAGCAGCGTGTCGATGCGCTGTGGGATCAGTTGGGGATATGA
- a CDS encoding MFS transporter, protein MTPTYDPRRFQQVRWAIYAVLVLAYMSVFFHRMAPAVVSAELMMAFHTTGAVLGSLAAMYYYIYTVMQIPAGVLADTVGTRAVVTLGNLVAGIGSIVFGLAESMEMAMTGRFLVGLGVSVIFVGLMKSNTVWFRERIYGLISGVTLLLGNVGSILAAGPLAWLLGHVSWRAAFVGIGVFSLLLAVLSLLIVRNRPEDAGFPSVRVMEGKTAHAERERHWLHDMRAVWGNLRVWPGFWFNFGMAGGLFAFAGLWGIPLLRDVHGLSRDAAAQYTTLTLLAMALGTLLLGWISDRLGRRQPVMVGSALLYLLVCAGLLWLPWTPGTSGKLLFALLGLCGSGFVLSYACAKEVCAPALSGMAISVVNTGLFLGAAIMQPLFGWVLDRGWDGTMLNGVRLYSAADYHAALWLMLGFAAIAFVAALRLTETRGRNITVA, encoded by the coding sequence ATGACTCCCACCTACGATCCCCGCCGATTCCAGCAGGTGCGCTGGGCCATCTATGCCGTGCTGGTATTGGCCTACATGTCGGTGTTCTTTCACCGCATGGCGCCGGCGGTGGTTTCGGCTGAACTGATGATGGCGTTTCACACCACTGGTGCCGTGCTCGGCTCGCTGGCAGCGATGTATTACTACATCTATACGGTCATGCAGATTCCTGCCGGTGTGCTGGCGGATACCGTGGGCACACGTGCGGTTGTGACCCTGGGCAATCTGGTGGCCGGCATCGGCTCCATCGTCTTCGGCCTGGCCGAGTCCATGGAGATGGCGATGACCGGCCGCTTCCTGGTCGGCCTCGGCGTATCGGTGATCTTCGTCGGTCTGATGAAGAGCAACACGGTGTGGTTCCGCGAACGCATTTACGGGCTCATCAGCGGCGTTACCCTGCTGCTCGGCAATGTCGGCTCCATCCTGGCGGCGGGCCCGCTGGCCTGGCTGCTCGGGCATGTGTCCTGGCGCGCGGCCTTTGTCGGCATCGGTGTGTTTTCCCTGCTGCTGGCGGTGCTGTCGCTGCTCATCGTGCGCAACCGGCCGGAGGATGCCGGCTTTCCTTCCGTGCGCGTGATGGAGGGCAAGACAGCCCATGCGGAGCGCGAGCGGCACTGGCTGCACGACATGCGCGCGGTGTGGGGCAATCTGCGCGTCTGGCCCGGTTTCTGGTTCAACTTCGGCATGGCCGGCGGCCTGTTCGCCTTCGCCGGGCTGTGGGGCATTCCCCTGTTGCGCGATGTCCATGGCCTGAGCCGGGACGCGGCGGCGCAGTACACCACCCTGACCCTGCTGGCGATGGCGCTGGGCACCCTGCTGCTGGGCTGGATCTCCGACCGATTGGGGCGGCGCCAGCCGGTGATGGTGGGCAGTGCGCTGCTGTATCTGCTGGTGTGTGCCGGCCTGCTGTGGCTGCCGTGGACGCCGGGCACCAGCGGCAAGTTGTTGTTTGCACTGCTCGGCCTGTGCGGCAGCGGCTTCGTGCTGAGTTATGCCTGTGCCAAGGAGGTGTGCGCACCGGCGTTGTCGGGCATGGCGATCAGCGTGGTGAATACCGGGCTGTTTCTGGGGGCGGCGATCATGCAGCCGTTGTTCGGCTGGGTGCTGGACCGGGGCTGGGATGGCACCATGCTGAACGGCGTGCGTCTGTACAGTGCCGCCGACTATCACGCGGCGCTGTGGCTGATGCTGGGTTTTGCCGCCATCGCCTTCGTGGCGGCGCTGCGCCTCACCGAAACCCGCGGCCGCAACATCACCGTCGCTTAG
- the xth gene encoding exodeoxyribonuclease III, protein MKIASWNVNSLRVRLPQVLDWLAAQQPDVLALQETKMPDDEFPRAELEAAGYQALYSGQKTYNGVALLSRTAAGGDIITDLPGLDDPQRRVLGAQFGDVYVLDLYVPNGQEVGSDKYAYKLDWLEKLQSFVEAQLLRTPNLVVLGDFNIAPDERDVYDPAAWENSVLFSPPERAAFQRLLGAGLVDTFRLFEQPEKSYSWWDYRMNAFRRNIGLRIDHILASAPLAAQCVSATIDRETRKLERPSDHAPVIAEFQR, encoded by the coding sequence ATGAAAATCGCCTCCTGGAACGTCAACTCGCTGCGTGTGCGTCTGCCCCAGGTGCTGGACTGGCTCGCGGCACAGCAGCCCGATGTGCTCGCCCTGCAGGAAACCAAAATGCCCGATGACGAGTTTCCGCGTGCGGAGCTCGAAGCCGCCGGTTATCAGGCGCTGTACTCCGGGCAAAAGACCTACAACGGCGTCGCCCTGCTCAGCCGCACCGCCGCCGGCGGCGACATCATCACCGACCTGCCCGGCCTCGATGACCCGCAGCGGCGCGTACTCGGGGCGCAATTCGGCGATGTCTATGTGCTGGACCTGTACGTGCCCAACGGCCAGGAAGTGGGCTCGGACAAGTACGCCTACAAATTGGACTGGCTGGAAAAGTTGCAGAGCTTCGTCGAAGCGCAGTTGCTGCGCACACCCAATCTGGTGGTGCTGGGCGATTTCAATATCGCGCCGGATGAGCGCGACGTGTACGACCCGGCGGCGTGGGAGAACAGCGTGCTGTTCTCACCGCCGGAACGCGCCGCCTTCCAACGCCTGCTCGGCGCCGGGCTGGTGGATACCTTCCGCCTGTTCGAGCAGCCGGAAAAAAGTTACAGCTGGTGGGATTACCGCATGAATGCCTTCCGCCGCAACATCGGCCTGCGCATCGACCACATCCTGGCGAGTGCGCCGCTGGCCGCGCAATGCGTCAGCGCCACCATCGACAGGGAAACGCGCAAGTTGGAGCGTCCCTCGGATCACGCGCCGGTCATCGCCGAGTTTCAGCGTTAG
- a CDS encoding TIGR04211 family SH3 domain-containing protein yields MVLLCLLLPFQAGAAATLYVTDRLAADLYPAPRAAGKPMQQLPTGTALQVLTRQGDFVRVRLPDGSEGWIHQRQLQEDMPAQVLLLSLAQQHERTVRELDNTRRQLAEQTRAAQENHQVSRSWWMFFAVLVSLVTGFILGIMWLDWRIRERHGGFRL; encoded by the coding sequence ATGGTGCTGCTCTGTCTGCTACTGCCGTTTCAGGCCGGCGCCGCCGCCACGCTGTATGTCACCGATCGCCTCGCCGCTGACCTGTATCCGGCGCCGCGCGCCGCCGGCAAGCCGATGCAGCAGTTACCCACCGGCACCGCCTTGCAGGTACTGACGCGCCAGGGCGATTTCGTGCGCGTGCGCCTGCCGGATGGCAGCGAAGGCTGGATCCATCAGCGCCAGCTCCAGGAAGACATGCCGGCCCAGGTGTTGCTGCTGTCGTTGGCGCAGCAGCATGAGCGCACCGTAAGAGAACTGGACAACACGCGCCGGCAGCTCGCCGAGCAGACCCGCGCTGCGCAGGAGAATCATCAGGTGTCACGCTCGTGGTGGATGTTCTTCGCCGTGCTGGTGTCTCTGGTGACCGGCTTCATCCTCGGCATCATGTGGCTGGACTGGCGTATCCGCGAGCGCCACGGCGGCTTCCGACTTTAA
- the soxZ gene encoding thiosulfate oxidation carrier complex protein SoxZ, giving the protein MADSIKIRATLKGDVCTVKALIKHPMETGQRKDKKTGQVIPAHFIQEVVCTHNGKNVLTSAWGAAISANPYLSIEFSGAKKGDKVALAWVDNKGEKDSATEEIR; this is encoded by the coding sequence ATGGCAGATTCAATCAAGATCCGCGCCACCCTCAAGGGCGATGTCTGCACCGTCAAGGCGCTCATCAAGCATCCGATGGAGACCGGCCAGCGCAAGGACAAGAAGACCGGCCAGGTCATCCCGGCCCACTTCATCCAGGAAGTCGTCTGCACCCACAACGGCAAGAACGTGCTGACCTCCGCCTGGGGCGCCGCCATCTCCGCCAACCCCTATCTCTCCATCGAGTTCTCCGGCGCCAAGAAGGGGGACAAGGTCGCCCTCGCCTGGGTCGACAACAAGGGCGAGAAGGACAGCGCCACTGAGGAAATACGCTGA
- the soxY gene encoding thiosulfate oxidation carrier protein SoxY: protein MNAFRQRRIFLKGTLAGSAVAVAVGAGLLSPRQVLAAWPKEAFEAKDIAASLKGVYNADMTTPSNDIEIKAPDIAENGAVVPVTVNANIKGIESISLFVEQNGTPLTAVFNLAPNALGTVSTRVKMGKTSNVVAVVKAGGTLYAGRKEVKVTIGGCGG from the coding sequence ATGAACGCTTTCCGTCAACGCCGGATCTTTCTCAAGGGCACCCTGGCCGGCAGCGCCGTTGCCGTCGCCGTCGGCGCCGGCCTGCTCTCCCCCCGTCAGGTGCTGGCCGCCTGGCCCAAGGAGGCCTTCGAGGCCAAGGACATCGCTGCCAGCCTGAAGGGCGTCTACAACGCCGACATGACCACCCCCAGCAACGACATCGAGATCAAGGCCCCCGACATCGCCGAGAACGGCGCCGTGGTCCCGGTCACCGTCAATGCCAACATCAAGGGCATCGAGTCCATCAGCCTGTTCGTCGAGCAGAACGGCACTCCCCTCACCGCCGTCTTCAACCTGGCCCCCAATGCCCTCGGCACCGTCTCCACCCGCGTCAAGATGGGCAAGACCTCCAACGTGGTCGCCGTGGTCAAGGCCGGCGGCACCCTGTATGCCGGCCGCAAGGAAGTGAAGGTCACCATCGGCGGCTGCGGCGGTTAA
- the soxA gene encoding sulfur oxidation c-type cytochrome SoxA: protein MRLARTTALTLLLASTAALANPAPYREYTPMPFYEPNVAADTTNTYRYWRDPERLDESQLSGDNQWKLNWKFKDEPYNDSLHGGHIALDRGEALYQQLNAKGRFAKCLGAKDNDLRGLRANHYPQYNNDLKKVVGLEAMIEHCAAKEGMTLLNGSYDNSAVSVYIASFSAGMPLKVDVSKGPLKESYEKGMKLFHTRAGWTNFSCATCHTQIVGLKLRGQTPTTHFGDAAHWPTWRSKDELQSLHVRFTECNRNAGVQPLKIGSQEYTDLEVFLNALSNGYPVVAPSTRD from the coding sequence ATGCGCTTAGCAAGAACCACCGCCCTGACGCTGCTGCTGGCGTCCACGGCCGCCCTGGCCAACCCGGCGCCGTACCGCGAATACACGCCGATGCCGTTCTATGAGCCGAACGTCGCGGCCGACACCACCAACACCTATCGCTACTGGCGCGACCCGGAACGGCTGGACGAGTCGCAGCTGAGCGGCGACAACCAGTGGAAGCTGAACTGGAAGTTCAAGGACGAGCCCTACAACGACTCCCTGCACGGCGGCCACATCGCCCTGGATCGCGGTGAGGCGCTGTACCAGCAGCTCAACGCCAAGGGCCGCTTCGCCAAGTGCCTGGGGGCCAAGGACAACGATCTGCGCGGTCTGCGCGCCAACCACTACCCGCAGTACAACAACGACCTGAAGAAGGTCGTCGGCCTGGAGGCGATGATCGAGCATTGCGCCGCCAAGGAGGGCATGACCCTGCTCAACGGCAGTTACGACAACAGCGCGGTATCCGTGTACATCGCCAGCTTCAGCGCCGGCATGCCGCTGAAGGTGGACGTGAGCAAGGGGCCGCTGAAGGAGTCCTATGAGAAGGGCATGAAGCTGTTCCACACCCGCGCCGGCTGGACCAACTTCTCCTGCGCCACCTGCCACACGCAGATCGTCGGCCTCAAGCTGCGCGGCCAGACGCCGACCACCCACTTCGGCGACGCCGCCCACTGGCCCACCTGGCGCTCCAAGGACGAACTGCAGTCGCTGCATGTGCGCTTCACCGAGTGCAACCGCAACGCCGGCGTCCAGCCGCTCAAGATCGGCAGCCAGGAATACACCGACCTCGAGGTGTTCCTGAACGCCCTGTCCAACGGCTATCCGGTGGTGGCCCCCTCCACCCGCGACTGA
- the soxX gene encoding sulfur oxidation c-type cytochrome SoxX, producing the protein MFKIITTVGALALLVAGAGAIAADRTLPSNLLYDASTPNKTLWPKPIANSGELKYENHRQDLSRWPSLSYEETLPTRRPEPVQAPQPLNGDPARGKEIATTTTKGNCHACHLLPGDAQGGTAGPPLVRYSQHGRDTVWTYQQVFDPRINNPNTAMPPYGTNEVLSTQEIADVVAYLMSLQ; encoded by the coding sequence ATGTTCAAGATAATAACCACGGTGGGCGCGCTCGCGCTGCTCGTTGCGGGCGCCGGCGCCATCGCCGCCGACAGAACGCTGCCGTCCAATCTGCTCTACGACGCCTCGACCCCCAACAAGACCCTCTGGCCCAAGCCCATTGCCAACAGCGGCGAGCTGAAATACGAGAACCACCGCCAGGATCTGTCGCGCTGGCCCAGCCTGAGCTACGAGGAAACCCTGCCCACCCGCCGCCCCGAGCCGGTGCAGGCGCCGCAGCCCCTGAACGGCGACCCGGCCCGCGGCAAGGAGATCGCCACCACCACCACGAAGGGCAACTGCCACGCCTGCCACCTGCTGCCGGGCGATGCCCAGGGCGGTACCGCCGGCCCCCCGCTGGTGCGCTACTCGCAGCATGGCCGCGATACCGTCTGGACCTACCAGCAGGTATTCGACCCGCGCATCAACAACCCCAATACCGCCATGCCGCCCTACGGTACCAACGAGGTGCTGAGCACTCAGGAGATCGCCGATGTGGTGGCCTACCTGATGTCCCTGCAATAA